The following is a genomic window from Thunnus maccoyii chromosome 13, fThuMac1.1, whole genome shotgun sequence.
CAGAAGATGTGGTAGGAAGCCAAGAGTGACTCCTGCGCTGGCAAGAAAGGTAGtgagagaggccatgaagaaTCCAAGGATCACCACCATCCTGATGAATCTGAGCTATTCTGCTACCAACATCACACAAACGATCGCATAGCCTTTGCAAACCTGACACGAAAATGGAGTTGATTGGTCACAGGGACGTGGACGAAAGAAAGGAGAAGCATTCAACCCCGAGAACACCATCCCCCACGATGTGTGCCTGTCTCGGAGAAGTGGAGGTCGGCGTCCATGCAGACCAGCCTTGGTCAGTGTCTGCCTTGACACATATAGTTAATACAATCATTACAAATCTATTTTAATATATGTAGCATTTCACAGAAAATGTCTGTTGTAGTGgacataaacaaatataaacagatgAGTGGacataaaaatgtgatttgactTCATTTCTACATTGCAGAGGGGaagataaaatatgaattacTTCTTAAAACTTCTAATTAGCTTTAATATGAAATACTGAAccataattatttttctttaatcagTGTAACAATAAACCTTTCAACCACAGACAGCTGTCAGTGatgattttaatgtatttattaatgaatacattaacaataattaataaacattaatagaaAGTATGATACACATTAATAGTACTGCGGTGTTGTagattatttatattaaaaatagaaGAATAAATAGTAGAATAAGAGAAGAAATGTTGACAGAGCAGCTCTGACAGGAAGTCTGGCTAAACGGCATCAAGAGCCTCGTCAGTGTGTTTGCTGCGACCAGAATCGCTTCATTTTATAACAAACTGATGATCAACAGAAGGTTGTTTTTACTTTGAGTCTGTGAACAAACATGTAAACCAGCTGGAAAACTGTTTTTGGTGAAGCTCTGAtgtattttacaacattttaggGGAGAAATGAGAGCGAAAAGCCGCTGAGCAGCGCTGTCCACGGCGGTGATCAGGTGAGGTTTGTTCCCTCCtcaaagaaaaagcagagaacaTCAGAGCTCTACATGACTTCAATATGAAGAGACACAAGTCCGCTATCTGCTGACTTCACTGTCAGCCTTCAACACTTctcacacactgattttttcCGTCTTTTATCactaagagaaaacacaagtgtCAGACATTGACGCTGCACAGAGTAAGACAGCAGCTGGACTGAGTCTCCACGGTTCTCATGGTGTGTTTAAGTACAGCCTGCTGCCTCAGACTCTCCAACAGTCAACTCAGACTCTCCGTTTGTTTCGTGTCGGATCTGAACTCAGAGGAAATAATGGCCGAAGTTGCTCCAGCTCCCGCCGCCGCCGCTCCGGCTAAAGTGGCCAAGAAGAAGGTCTCCAAGCCGAAGAAGACTGGCCCCAGCGTCAGCGAGCTAATCGTGAAGACTGTGGCCGCGTCCAAGGAGCGGAGCGGCGTGTCTGCAGCCGCCCTGAAGAAGGCTCTGGCTGCCGGAGGCTACGATGTGGAGAAGAACAAGGCCCGCGTTAAGACCGCCATCAAGAGCCTGGTGGCCAAGGGGACTCTGGTCCAGGTCAAGGGGATCGGCGCCTCTGGATCTTTCAAGATGAGCAAAAAGGTCGAGACCAAGGCCAAGAAGCCCGCAAAGAAAGCTGCTCCTAAAGCCAAGAAGCCCGCCAAGAGCCCCAAGAAACCCGCAACGGCTAAGAAGCCCAAGACAGCGGCAGCTAAGAAGACAGCAGCCGCTAAGAAATCCCCCAAGAAGGTCAAGAAGCCCGCAGCGGCCAAGAAAGCAGCCAAGAGCCCCAAGAAGGCCGCCAAGAGCCCCAAGAAAGTGGTGAAAAAGGCTCCTGCAGCTAAGAAAGCTCCCGCAAAGAAGGTCGCCAAACCCAAAGCCAAGAAGGCAGCACCCAAGAAGAAGTGAGCTGTCATCAGTCTGAACATGTGAACCTGATCAAaggctcttttaagagccacaCAACTTCTCTAAAGAGCAGCATCCTGATTATAATATGTTTAAACATGTAGTGTTTAATAAGCTACACATTGAtaaaattgtgatttattttgtatatatatgataaatataaaatatcatgaTTGACATGTCAGTTTGGCAGGAGAGGGAGCTCCTTTGTTCCTCTTACAGAAGGTCTCCTATTTTCTTATAACATGATCTGAACTGAGcatcaaatacagaaaatcactcAGGATGAtgttaaactgtaaatatattatGATAAAACCATTGATAGATTTATTATTACTACTGCTGTTCCCTTTCTATTACATCTAAGTTAATATGTATCAGATAAACATATTTCcttattgtgtttattgtatatatatttatttagtaaTTATATTTAATAAGTAGTTTGAAATGGTGTCTAAATGTCATGTAGTGTAATGTATATACCAGCCATTCTTGTATTATAAGTATGATTTCTACCCTGAATGACTAGattatcttttaaatgtttattcctTGTTCTGTtggcaacacaaacaacaaccatCATTATGTTATTAATGCAGTTATAATATAAACATCTTGTAACACTGACCATCAACCTGAGATCTTCATCATGAGTGTTAGTAATTATAATGAATAACTAGTATAATAATTAGTTTCAAATGTAGGTTAATATATAGACCAGGCATTGTTTTATCATaaatattaacttttaaatgttgaTTGCTGGTATTGTTCAGAACACAAGCATCAATTACAGTTCATAAATCAGTATATTTAACTGAGTGTAACACTGACTCAATATTCTGTATAGATAATAAACATGATTTGTGTCTTAATGACAGTGTACCAGAGACATGAGGATGTTTGTTCTTTATCAGGAGTGtgtggctcttaaaagagccgTTGTGTTGTTTAGAGGAGCCGGTTCCGTGTTTACTTCTTGGCGGGCTTCTCGGTCTTCTTGGGCAGCAGCACAGCCTGGATGTTGGGCAGCACGCCGCCCTGAGCGATGGTCACTCCGCCCAGCAGCTTGTTGAGCTCCTCGTCGTTGCGGACAGCCAGCTGCAGGTGACGGGGGATGATCCTGGTCTTCTTGTTGTCGCGGGCAGCGTTTCCAGCCAGCTCCAGGATCTCAGCGGTCAGGTACTCCAGCACAGCCGCCAGGTAGACGGGGGCTCCGGCACCGACACGCTCCGCATAGTTGCCCTTCCTCAACAGCCTGTGAACACGGCCGACTGGGAACTGGAGCCCGGCCCTGGAGGAGCGGGTCTTTGCCTTAGCGCGGGCTTTGCCTCCGGTTTTTCCTCTACCACTCATTTTTAGATTCTTCACGAGTCTGATCTCAAAGAAAATGTGATCCAACCGGTGAAAATCCTCCTTTATATTTCCGCGTAGCGCGGGACGGTTGATGCCGGACCAACCAGAAAAGAGGCTCCAGCGGCGCAGCAGAGGGCGGCCCGCTATGAAGCTTTTCCCCCAATAAGGAGCGGAGGTTCAGGCGGTGGGTCGCTCCTCTAGGCGGTGCTGAGCTCCAGGAGGAGCCGCTCACCAATCAGGACCCGGAGGTCTGAAGCAGCGTCACAGTTACGCAGCTGCTCCGACACTTTAA
Proteins encoded in this region:
- the LOC121910011 gene encoding histone H2A-like yields the protein MSGRGKTGGKARAKAKTRSSRAGLQFPVGRVHRLLRKGNYAERVGAGAPVYLAAVLEYLTAEILELAGNAARDNKKTRIIPRHLQLAVRNDEELNKLLGGVTIAQGGVLPNIQAVLLPKKTEKPAKK
- the LOC121909995 gene encoding histone H1-like, encoding MAEVAPAPAAAAPAKVAKKKVSKPKKTGPSVSELIVKTVAASKERSGVSAAALKKALAAGGYDVEKNKARVKTAIKSLVAKGTLVQVKGIGASGSFKMSKKVETKAKKPAKKAAPKAKKPAKSPKKPATAKKPKTAAAKKTAAAKKSPKKVKKPAAAKKAAKSPKKAAKSPKKVVKKAPAAKKAPAKKVAKPKAKKAAPKKK